The following coding sequences lie in one Hoplias malabaricus isolate fHopMal1 chromosome 14, fHopMal1.hap1, whole genome shotgun sequence genomic window:
- the slc20a1a gene encoding sodium-dependent phosphate transporter 1-A translates to MESTTLVSLVTFTTETLTTEAKLSPYLWLLVLGFIIGFILAFSVGANDVANSFGTAVGSGVVTLRQACILATIFETIGAMLLGAKVSETIRSGIIDINMYNGSEPLLMAGSISAMFGSAVWQLAASFFKLPISGTHCIVGATIGFSMVARGHQGVRWLELLRIVASWFLSPLLSGIMSAILFYFVRKYILNKDNSLVNGLRALPIFYAVTMGINLFSIMFTGTPMLGLNRMPLWGMILIALGCALITAIVVWFIVCPHLKKKMKSVITLNHCEAPLAEHVTPTNVSVKSHMTSQSYSPIPQSPPADNTKVTFDFGGSEEADLDNKDFETKDLDCNGLNGNTGMAMSQLHGGQFHTVHKDSGIYKDLLHKLHLAKVGDCMGETADKPIRRNNSYTSYTMAIYGIHGSPKEEEGGHSVEDGEKRRSRIDSHNSYCTAVSDGDAGSVSDTQAIDLGDNVSAEDPFQEEDIDELEIDKPEVSMLFQFLQILTACFGSFAHGGNDVSNAIGPLIALWLVYQSASVASHSPIPIWMLLYGGIGICAGLWVWGRRVIQTLGKDLTPITPSSGFSIELASAVTVVVASNIGLPVSTTHCKVGSVVAVGWLRSRKAVDWRLFRNIFIAWFVTVPISSLISAAIMALFCYVILPVS, encoded by the exons ATGGAATCCACTACTTTAGTATCCCTAGTGACTTTTACCACAGAGACCTTAACCACAGAAGCCAAGCTATCTCCTTATTTATGGCTGTTGGTTTTGGGATTTATCATTGGTTTCATCCTGGCTTTCTCTGTTGGAGCCAATGATGTAGCTAACTCATTTGGCACAGCAGTGGGTTCTGGAGTGGTGACTCTGCGTCAGGCCTGTATCTTGGCAACCATCTTTGAGACAATAGGTGCTATGCTTCTGGGGGCCAAAGTCAGTGAAACAATTCGGTCAGGCATCATTGATATTAACATGTACAACGGATCTGAACCACTGCTGATGGCTGGCTCTATCAGTGCCATGTTTG GTTCTGCTGTTTGGCAGTTGGCCGCTTCCTTCTTTAAACTCCCTATATCTGGTACACACTGCATTGTTGGAGCCACTATTGGCTTTTCTATGGTAGCTAGGGGTCACCAGGGGGTCAGATGGTTGGAACTGCTTCGAATAG TTGCTTCTTGGTTCCTCTCCCCTCTGCTCTCAGGCATCATGTCTGCTATTCTATTTTACTTTGTCCGCAAGTATATACTAAATAag GATAATTCATTGGTCAATGGTTTAAGAGCCCTTCCAATCTTCTATGCTGTTACTATGGGAATTAATCTTTTCTCCATTATGTTCACAGGAACCCCAA tgctGGGATTAAACAGGATGCCACTGTGGGGTATGATTCTTATTGCACTGGGTTGTGCCCTAATCACTGCCATAGTGGTGTGGTTTATTGTGTGTCCTCATCTTAAAAAGAAGATGAAAA GTGTAATTACATTAAACCACTGTGAGGCTCCATTGGCTGAGCATGTTACTCCCACAAATGTATCAGTAAAAAGTCACATGACATCCCAGTCCTACTCCCCCATTCCCCAGTCACCTCCTGCAGACAACACAAAAGTGACTTTTGACTTTGGGGGCTCTGAAGAAGCTGACCTTGATAACAAAGACTTTGAAACCAAAGACCTGGATTGCAATG GGCTAAATGGTAATACAGGGATGGCAATGTCACAACTGCATGGTGGCCAGTTCCATACAGTGCACAAAGACAGTGGCATCTACAAGGACTTGTTGCACAAGTTGCATCTAGCCAAGGTAGGTGACTGCATGGGGGAGACTGCTGACAAGCCCATTAGACGAAACAACAGCTACACTTCCTACACTATGGCCATCTATGGAATCCATGGGTCTCCcaaagaggaagagggaggtCACTCTGTAGAGGACGGTGAGAAACGACGTTCACGCATAGATAGCCACAACAGTTACTGTACAGCTGTATCTGATGGAGATGCTGGTAGTGTCAGTGACACACAGGCTATAGATCTGGGTGATAATGTGAGTGCAGAAGACCCCTTTCAGGAGGAAGATATTGATGAGCTGGAGATTGACAAACCGGAGGTATCCATGCTCTTCCAGTTTCTCCAAATTCTCACAGCCTGTTTTGGATCCTTTGCTCATGGAGGGAATGATGTCAG CAATGCAATAGGTCCACTAATAGCTCTCTGGCTAGTGTACCAAAGTGCCTCTGTTGCATCTCATTCCCCAATACCAATATGGATGCTTCTCTATGGAGGAATAGGCATCTGTGCTGGGTTATGGGTTTGGGGCCGGAGGGTCATACAAACTTTGGGCAAAGATCTTACTCCAATTACTCCATCCAG TGGATTTAGCATTGAGCTGGCCTCTGCTGTAACTGTAGTTGTTGCTTCCAACATCGGACTCCCTGTCAGCACCACTCATTGCAAG GTGGGATCTGTGGTCGCCGTGGGCTGGCTTCGCTCCAGGAAAGCTGTTGACTGGCGTCTGTTTCGAAATATTTTCATTGCCTGGTTTGTAACTGTGCCAATTTCCAGTCTTATTAGTGCTGCCATTATGGCACTGTTCTGTTATGTCATCTTGCCTGTAAGTTAA